The Williamsia sp. DF01-3 genome has a window encoding:
- a CDS encoding TetR/AcrR family transcriptional regulator encodes MARSSSPTEERASSSRKVRNTASPREQEDAILEAARGEFEDNGIRRTGVDDVAKRAGVSRSTLYRRFPNKEALLLGVAERIYLDGMMLLEQATVGHGPQEAVVEAFLAGAQLVNNDPLIRRMMVDERDALKGITNSVTGLFIEIVTGRIMKTLRAAGAKMPDEDLHAVTEILVRLVISYLDTPAMDESRSEPEAVRDYAQRYLATMVW; translated from the coding sequence ATGGCGCGGTCGTCGAGTCCCACCGAAGAACGGGCATCATCGTCGCGCAAGGTGCGCAACACCGCATCGCCGCGCGAGCAAGAAGACGCAATCCTCGAGGCCGCGCGAGGCGAGTTCGAGGACAACGGCATTCGTCGTACCGGTGTCGACGATGTCGCCAAGCGTGCGGGGGTCAGTCGCAGCACCCTGTACCGGCGGTTCCCGAACAAGGAGGCGCTGCTGCTCGGTGTGGCCGAACGCATCTACCTCGACGGAATGATGTTGCTCGAGCAGGCCACCGTCGGCCACGGACCGCAGGAAGCGGTTGTCGAGGCGTTCCTCGCCGGTGCGCAGCTGGTGAACAACGACCCGTTGATCCGCCGCATGATGGTCGACGAACGCGACGCACTCAAGGGCATCACCAACTCGGTGACCGGTCTGTTCATCGAAATCGTGACCGGACGGATCATGAAGACGTTGCGGGCGGCCGGCGCGAAGATGCCCGATGAGGATCTGCACGCCGTCACCGAAATCCTTGTCCGGCTGGTGATCTCGTACCTCGATACCCCGGCGATGGATGAGAGCAGATCGGAGCCCGAAGCGGTCCGCGACTACGCGCAGCGCTATCTCGCGACGATGGTGTGGTGA
- a CDS encoding ClpP family protease, translating to MSTYTVPYVVEKTAAGERSMDVYSRLLSERIVYLGTEIDDGVANVLIAQLLHLESDSSEMPINLYINSPGGSPAAMLAVYDTMQFIRPDVATTCVGQAGGPAAVLLAGGAAGQRSILRHGRVVLHQPSIQGQGSIPDLIIHADEVVRVRAELEELLARHTGKNLDALRHDTDRELILPAAASVEYGLADQVLEYRPMR from the coding sequence ATGAGCACGTACACGGTGCCGTACGTCGTGGAGAAGACCGCAGCGGGGGAGCGCTCGATGGACGTCTACAGCCGACTTCTCTCCGAGCGGATCGTCTACCTGGGCACCGAGATCGACGACGGGGTGGCCAACGTACTGATCGCGCAGTTGCTGCATCTGGAGTCCGACAGCTCGGAGATGCCGATCAACCTCTACATCAACTCACCCGGAGGGTCGCCGGCCGCGATGCTCGCCGTGTACGACACGATGCAGTTCATCCGGCCCGACGTCGCGACGACCTGCGTCGGTCAGGCCGGTGGTCCCGCCGCGGTTCTGCTCGCCGGAGGTGCGGCCGGACAACGATCCATCCTCAGGCATGGCCGAGTGGTGTTGCATCAGCCGTCAATTCAGGGTCAGGGGTCGATTCCCGACCTGATCATCCACGCCGACGAGGTGGTTCGCGTACGTGCAGAACTCGAGGAACTGCTGGCGCGGCACACGGGTAAGAACCTCGACGCCCTCCGTCACGACACCGACCGGGAGCTCATCCTGCCCGCGGCGGCCAGCGTCGAATACGGGTTGGCCGACCAGGTCCTGGAGTACCGGCCGATGCGGTAA
- a CDS encoding SHOCT domain-containing protein — translation MSFFGQGDSNREPSFLRTFVPILLFTLLCGIVGPIFLVAYFLIDDPLTGWMFYAGLGITVADVVIGYFVAQSLYRRRRKRYNLEQNGRFGIGEVRSVDQTNVRINGQPMMKISLAISGDGIAPFEATKRVVVPFMFLPALRSHRVAVLVDTYSGEFDIDWQRTALLAGTSPARFTDTDTGEEFDLSGKSDALIQIMRVFADNNIPFGGRVDLRSNPVVREQVIDIARRHGRPDGFAQQGPPGRPTPERPDMSKPSAASFTHPPAAPPGPPSTPGQRLAELESMRAAGTISLEEYRAVRTRILDDF, via the coding sequence ACCGCGAACCGAGTTTCCTACGGACGTTCGTACCGATCCTGCTGTTCACGTTGCTTTGCGGAATCGTCGGTCCGATCTTCCTGGTTGCGTATTTTCTGATCGACGACCCGCTCACCGGCTGGATGTTCTACGCAGGCCTGGGGATCACGGTCGCAGACGTGGTCATCGGATACTTTGTCGCACAGTCGCTCTACCGTCGCCGACGTAAACGCTATAACCTGGAACAGAACGGCAGGTTCGGCATCGGCGAGGTGCGCTCGGTGGACCAGACCAACGTGCGCATCAACGGACAGCCGATGATGAAGATCTCGCTGGCCATCTCCGGCGACGGCATCGCCCCGTTCGAGGCGACCAAACGCGTGGTGGTGCCGTTCATGTTCTTGCCGGCTCTGCGGTCGCACAGGGTTGCGGTGCTCGTCGACACCTACTCGGGTGAGTTCGACATCGACTGGCAGCGCACCGCACTGCTGGCCGGGACGTCGCCCGCGCGGTTCACCGACACCGACACCGGCGAGGAGTTCGATCTGTCCGGCAAGAGTGATGCCCTGATCCAGATCATGAGGGTCTTCGCCGACAACAACATCCCGTTCGGAGGCAGGGTGGATCTGCGGTCGAATCCTGTTGTGCGTGAGCAGGTGATCGACATCGCGCGGCGTCACGGACGTCCGGACGGGTTCGCCCAGCAGGGGCCGCCGGGCCGGCCTACACCGGAGCGTCCGGACATGAGCAAGCCGAGCGCGGCTTCGTTCACACACCCACCGGCCGCGCCGCCCGGTCCGCCAAGCACACCTGGCCAGCGGCTGGCCGAACTCGAGTCGATGCGTGCGGCGGGCACCATCAGCCTCGAGGAGTACCGCGCGGTACGTACCAGGATTCTCGACGACTTCTGA
- a CDS encoding helix-turn-helix domain-containing protein, with translation MGRSLTITDTTSADLRARSRPREQPQEPEPLWRDVLGTYLRDVRGEQGRILTGVAAEAGVSPQYLSEIERGRKEPSSEILSAVAGALGLTLLDITKGVAAIIERAAHDAAGQAIAVGGLPRTSSSVSRPASSSGRAHLRLAS, from the coding sequence ATGGGCCGCAGTCTCACCATCACCGACACCACGTCCGCCGATCTCCGTGCCCGTTCACGGCCTCGCGAACAACCGCAGGAACCCGAGCCGCTCTGGCGCGACGTCCTCGGGACGTACCTGCGTGATGTCCGCGGGGAGCAGGGCCGGATCCTCACCGGGGTTGCCGCCGAGGCGGGTGTCTCGCCCCAATATCTGTCCGAGATCGAGCGCGGACGCAAAGAGCCGTCGTCGGAGATCCTCTCGGCGGTCGCCGGCGCCCTCGGCCTCACACTGCTCGACATCACCAAAGGCGTCGCCGCGATCATCGAGCGGGCCGCACACGATGCAGCCGGCCAGGCCATCGCGGTAGGCGGACTCCCCCGGACCTCTTCCTCGGTGTCGCGGCCGGCCTCATCCTCGGGCCGCGCTCACCTGCGTCTGGCGTCCTGA
- a CDS encoding o-succinylbenzoate synthase, with the protein MTIPSACPVPSFEEIAESAVVVALPMRMRFRDITTREVMLFRGPAGWGEFGAFVEYDDAESAAWLAAGIEAAYLGPPPATRDSVAVNATVPAIPADQVDEVLARYPGAHTAKVKVAQEGQTLDDDVARVEAVRSRIDHVRVDANGKWTVQQAITAIRALGELEYAEQPCVTIDELAAVRAAVDTPIAADESIRRAGDPLKVIAAEAADIAVLKVAPLGGMRRVLDLAGRIPIPVVISSALDSAVGISAGVATAVALPAEPPACGLGTGGLFVTDVAEPFVPEMGSLGPRLVDIDPTVLPLAGEDRRDWWLERLRRCLAILADN; encoded by the coding sequence ATGACGATCCCCTCCGCGTGTCCGGTCCCGTCTTTCGAGGAGATCGCGGAATCGGCCGTGGTGGTGGCGCTGCCCATGCGCATGCGGTTTCGCGACATCACCACGCGTGAGGTGATGTTGTTCCGGGGGCCGGCCGGATGGGGCGAGTTCGGTGCCTTCGTCGAATACGACGACGCCGAATCGGCCGCCTGGCTTGCGGCGGGTATCGAAGCCGCCTACCTCGGACCGCCGCCCGCGACGAGGGACTCGGTTGCGGTCAACGCCACCGTTCCGGCGATCCCGGCCGATCAGGTGGACGAGGTGCTGGCCCGGTATCCAGGCGCGCACACGGCGAAGGTCAAGGTGGCGCAGGAGGGCCAGACGCTCGACGACGACGTCGCACGCGTGGAGGCCGTCCGGTCCCGCATCGACCATGTCCGGGTGGATGCGAACGGTAAATGGACTGTGCAGCAAGCGATCACGGCGATCCGCGCGCTCGGTGAGCTGGAGTACGCGGAGCAGCCCTGCGTCACCATCGACGAACTCGCTGCGGTCCGGGCCGCCGTCGACACCCCGATCGCGGCCGACGAGAGCATCCGGCGCGCCGGTGACCCCCTCAAGGTCATCGCCGCCGAGGCCGCCGACATCGCCGTGCTGAAGGTGGCGCCCCTCGGCGGCATGCGGCGGGTGCTCGATCTCGCCGGCCGGATTCCGATACCGGTGGTCATCTCCAGCGCCCTCGACTCCGCGGTCGGCATCTCCGCCGGCGTGGCCACCGCGGTCGCGTTGCCTGCCGAACCCCCTGCCTGCGGGCTCGGCACCGGTGGACTGTTCGTCACCGACGTCGCCGAGCCCTTTGTGCCGGAGATGGGTTCGCTCGGTCCCCGACTGGTCGACATCGATCCCACTGTGCTGCCCCTCGCCGGCGAAGACAGGCGGGACTGGTGGCTGGAGCGTCTGCGCCGCTGCCTGGCGATACTCGCCGACAACTGA
- a CDS encoding AMP-binding protein, with amino-acid sequence MSKLNHVRTELAAVRELRRAGAMPGVRQLPQVARLRRAAGEAAGPAIYAAIHGSRVALIDPHGPVTYSGLAAMCNAVMNGLGEVLPGQDRHTVGVMCRNSRFAVIGLLSGIGLGARVVLLNTDLGAKQMAEVTAREKVDVILHDAEFAGVLELVDHRVRRYVAWTDQAAGEPAPGTLDDLIASSSTELPRAPQHQSSLVILTSGSTGAPKGAPRDGAVSMSLPAGFVSKIPIRGSDTVLMSAPAFHGWGLLATMVCLLTGATVVMDRRFRAPESLSLLVEHRCTAMMVVPTMLRRFMDLDDEQLRRIDHGRLRMIASGGAKLDASLVLAVAERFGPVLHNLYGATEASYVTIATPADLAAEPTTAGRPPLGVEVAIIRDGARVPTGESGQIFVRSGSQISKYTNGTSKETLNGMLNTGDTGRLDAAGRLFVEGRSDGMIISGGENVFPEEVELALGKHPDIVDAAVVAVSDQDFGQRLRAFVVPRDGADVVVADVKSYIGTELSRSRVPRDVIVVPDLPRGAQGKVTKTTLDALAQEHNTA; translated from the coding sequence GTGTCGAAGCTGAACCATGTGCGTACCGAGTTGGCGGCGGTACGGGAACTGCGGCGCGCCGGCGCGATGCCGGGTGTTCGGCAACTGCCTCAGGTCGCCAGGCTCCGGCGTGCGGCAGGTGAAGCAGCGGGCCCTGCGATTTATGCGGCCATCCACGGCAGCCGGGTTGCGCTGATCGACCCGCACGGACCGGTGACGTACAGCGGACTGGCCGCGATGTGCAACGCGGTCATGAACGGCCTGGGTGAGGTCCTGCCAGGTCAGGACCGGCACACCGTGGGAGTGATGTGCCGCAACAGCCGCTTTGCGGTGATCGGTCTGCTCTCGGGCATCGGACTCGGGGCACGTGTGGTGCTGCTGAACACCGATCTCGGCGCCAAGCAGATGGCGGAGGTGACCGCTCGCGAGAAGGTCGACGTGATCCTGCACGACGCGGAGTTCGCCGGCGTCCTCGAATTGGTTGACCACAGGGTCCGCCGGTACGTTGCCTGGACCGACCAGGCTGCGGGTGAGCCAGCACCCGGCACACTCGACGATCTGATCGCCTCGAGTTCGACCGAACTGCCGCGGGCGCCGCAGCACCAGTCGTCGCTGGTGATCCTCACGAGCGGCAGCACCGGAGCGCCGAAGGGTGCGCCGCGCGACGGCGCGGTGTCGATGTCGTTGCCGGCCGGGTTCGTCTCCAAGATCCCGATCCGCGGCTCCGACACCGTGCTGATGTCGGCGCCGGCCTTCCACGGCTGGGGCCTGCTTGCCACGATGGTGTGCCTGCTGACCGGCGCGACCGTGGTTATGGACCGGCGGTTCCGGGCACCGGAGTCGCTGAGTCTCTTGGTCGAACACCGTTGCACCGCAATGATGGTGGTCCCCACCATGCTGCGCCGGTTCATGGACCTCGACGATGAACAGCTCCGTCGCATCGACCACGGCCGGCTCCGCATGATCGCCTCCGGCGGCGCCAAACTCGACGCATCTCTGGTGCTTGCCGTTGCCGAGCGGTTCGGGCCGGTACTGCACAATCTCTACGGCGCGACCGAGGCTTCGTACGTCACCATTGCGACCCCTGCCGACCTCGCGGCCGAACCCACCACCGCCGGGCGCCCACCGCTGGGTGTCGAGGTGGCCATCATCAGAGACGGTGCTCGGGTACCGACGGGGGAGTCCGGACAGATCTTCGTGCGGTCGGGCAGCCAGATCAGCAAGTACACCAACGGCACGAGCAAAGAGACGCTGAACGGGATGTTGAACACCGGCGACACCGGACGTCTCGATGCCGCGGGAAGGCTGTTCGTCGAGGGCCGCAGTGACGGGATGATCATCTCCGGCGGGGAAAACGTCTTCCCCGAAGAGGTGGAACTGGCGCTCGGCAAGCATCCCGACATCGTCGACGCCGCTGTTGTTGCCGTCTCCGATCAGGACTTCGGCCAACGACTCCGGGCATTTGTGGTGCCCCGTGATGGTGCCGACGTGGTGGTCGCCGACGTAAAGAGCTACATCGGTACCGAGTTGTCGCGGTCGCGAGTTCCTCGTGACGTCATCGTGGTTCCCGACCTGCCGCGTGGCGCACAAGGCAAGGTCACAAAAACCACACTCGACGCGCTGGCCCAGGAGCACAACACGGCGTAG
- a CDS encoding cytochrome P450, whose translation MSVILAEAPSGSGLKSIEGSDTNGAIQILKMRRDPFAFSDAQQAAFGRVSFMNAFGQKLITCRGPEAADQILMNKDKAFANGPAWSFFIGPFFNRGVMLLDFEEHRHHRLILQQAFTQPVLKGYMQEMQPMIVERIKQFPVGEVKLFSEFKALTLDVALEVFMGLELPKEEADRVNKAFIDTVRAGVALVRRPVPGGRWWKGLRSRKVLEEFFMSHIAAKRAGESPDLFSVLCHAESEEGHRFTDEDVVNHMIFVMMAAHDTSTMTMSQMAYRMAKSPEWQDRARAQSMELGAELGYDDLAKLTDLDLIMKESLRMCAPVPGQPRMAIKDTEVLGHYVPKGSIVSVPGLTNHYDAEYWSNPFVFDPERFTKERAEDKKHRMAWMPFGGGVHKCIGLYFGQMEVRTIMHQLLRGFEWSVPQDYTMPMDFSSLPVPKDKLPVTMRRV comes from the coding sequence ATGTCGGTCATCCTGGCGGAGGCCCCATCGGGCAGCGGTCTGAAGTCGATCGAGGGTTCGGACACCAACGGGGCGATCCAGATCCTGAAGATGCGCCGGGACCCGTTCGCCTTCAGCGACGCCCAGCAGGCGGCATTCGGTCGTGTGTCGTTCATGAACGCCTTCGGGCAGAAGCTGATCACCTGCCGCGGGCCCGAAGCTGCCGACCAGATCCTGATGAACAAAGACAAGGCGTTCGCAAACGGTCCGGCCTGGAGCTTTTTCATCGGCCCGTTCTTCAATCGCGGTGTGATGCTGCTCGACTTCGAAGAGCACCGCCACCATCGGCTGATCCTCCAGCAGGCTTTCACCCAGCCCGTGCTGAAGGGCTACATGCAAGAGATGCAGCCGATGATCGTCGAGCGCATCAAGCAGTTCCCCGTCGGCGAGGTCAAGCTGTTCAGCGAGTTCAAGGCACTCACCCTCGACGTGGCACTCGAGGTCTTCATGGGTCTGGAACTACCCAAAGAGGAAGCCGACCGCGTCAACAAGGCCTTCATCGACACGGTCCGCGCAGGAGTCGCGCTGGTTCGCCGGCCGGTTCCCGGTGGTCGCTGGTGGAAGGGGCTGCGGTCACGCAAAGTCCTCGAAGAGTTCTTCATGAGCCACATCGCCGCCAAGCGGGCGGGGGAGTCGCCCGACCTGTTCTCGGTGCTGTGCCACGCCGAGAGTGAGGAGGGCCATCGGTTCACCGACGAAGACGTGGTCAACCACATGATCTTCGTGATGATGGCGGCCCACGACACCTCGACGATGACGATGAGCCAGATGGCGTACCGGATGGCCAAGTCGCCGGAGTGGCAGGACCGCGCCCGCGCTCAGTCCATGGAACTCGGCGCCGAGCTCGGCTACGACGACCTGGCCAAGCTGACCGATCTCGACCTGATCATGAAGGAGTCGCTGCGCATGTGCGCTCCGGTTCCCGGGCAGCCGCGCATGGCGATCAAAGACACCGAGGTACTCGGGCACTACGTACCCAAGGGTTCGATCGTGTCGGTCCCAGGGCTGACCAACCACTACGACGCCGAGTACTGGTCCAACCCATTCGTCTTCGATCCCGAGCGGTTCACCAAGGAGCGCGCCGAGGACAAGAAGCACCGGATGGCATGGATGCCCTTCGGCGGTGGCGTGCACAAGTGCATCGGGTTGTATTTTGGGCAGATGGAGGTCCGGACGATCATGCACCAGTTGTTACGCGGATTCGAGTGGTCGGTGCCGCAGGACTACACGATGCCGATGGATTTCAGCTCGCTGCCGGTGCCCAAGGACAAGCTGCCCGTCACCATGCGGCGCGTGTGA
- a CDS encoding ClpP family protease encodes MSDNYTPPAIIDDELQTRLFHQRVIVLGDQLDQKLGNRLCSQLLLLSAEDSRKDISFWINSPGGSVPAMLAIMDVMRAIPNDVSTLALGIAASAGQFLLSAGTPGKRHALTHSRILMHQGSSGIGGTAVDVELQADDLRHTRDTVLALIAEHTGQPAEKIWNDSLRDRWYTAEQAVEYGFVDRIADGVADIYPASARPVALGGVR; translated from the coding sequence ATGAGCGACAACTACACACCTCCGGCCATCATCGACGACGAATTACAGACGCGGCTCTTCCACCAACGGGTGATCGTGCTCGGCGACCAGCTCGACCAGAAGCTCGGCAACAGGCTGTGCAGCCAGTTGCTCCTGCTGTCTGCCGAAGATTCACGTAAAGACATCAGCTTCTGGATCAACTCGCCTGGGGGCTCGGTGCCGGCGATGCTCGCGATCATGGACGTCATGCGGGCCATCCCCAACGACGTCAGCACCCTTGCCCTCGGAATCGCCGCGAGCGCGGGCCAATTCCTGTTGTCGGCGGGGACGCCGGGCAAACGTCATGCGCTGACGCATTCCCGGATCTTGATGCACCAGGGTTCGTCCGGCATCGGTGGAACCGCGGTCGACGTCGAGTTGCAGGCCGACGATTTGCGGCACACCCGCGACACGGTGCTGGCGCTGATCGCCGAGCACACCGGACAGCCCGCCGAGAAGATCTGGAACGACTCGTTACGGGACCGGTGGTACACGGCGGAGCAGGCGGTCGAATACGGATTCGTGGATCGCATCGCCGACGGTGTCGCGGACATCTATCCGGCGTCGGCCCGCCCGGTTGCATTGGGAGGCGTCCGATGA
- a CDS encoding TetR family transcriptional regulator C-terminal domain-containing protein: protein MIAAADSVRARQFEAFSQSLALLGTGTLADCLVLVRQACRAPINGAWYELLIAARTDAGLRDRLAPLLAEYHDQIAQFARTVPAVQGLPDGQVELVALTIVHLFDGEAVAAAVNPQPELEQQRLELVLGWLAGAADR, encoded by the coding sequence GTGATCGCGGCCGCCGATTCCGTGCGTGCCAGACAGTTCGAGGCCTTTTCGCAGAGTCTGGCGCTGCTGGGAACCGGTACATTGGCCGACTGCCTCGTGCTCGTCCGGCAAGCGTGCCGGGCGCCGATCAACGGTGCCTGGTACGAACTGCTGATCGCCGCGCGGACCGACGCGGGGCTCCGGGATCGGCTCGCCCCCTTGCTTGCCGAGTACCACGATCAGATAGCCCAGTTCGCGCGGACGGTCCCCGCCGTGCAGGGATTGCCCGACGGGCAGGTCGAACTCGTGGCGCTGACCATCGTCCATCTCTTCGACGGGGAAGCCGTTGCTGCGGCGGTCAATCCGCAGCCAGAATTGGAGCAGCAGCGGCTCGAACTGGTACTCGGCTGGCTGGCCGGGGCGGCAGATCGGTGA